A section of the Xylanibacillus composti genome encodes:
- a CDS encoding peroxiredoxin yields MAERLVGRPAPDFTMETALGNGQDFGKVSLSDYKGKWLVMFFYPLDFTFVCPTEIIAFSESKDIFEDLDTEILGVSTDSKFSHRAWINTSRDDNGLGPLTYPLASDINKTVARDYGVLIEEEGIALRGLFIIDPDGILKYQVVNFNDVGRSVDETVRVLQALQSGGLCPANWKPGQKFLEAK; encoded by the coding sequence ATGGCAGAACGTCTGGTAGGCCGGCCGGCGCCCGATTTTACGATGGAAACCGCGCTGGGCAACGGTCAGGATTTTGGCAAGGTTTCGCTGTCTGACTACAAGGGCAAGTGGCTGGTCATGTTTTTTTATCCGCTCGACTTCACCTTTGTCTGTCCGACAGAGATCATCGCCTTTTCCGAATCGAAGGACATCTTCGAGGATCTTGATACGGAAATTCTGGGCGTGAGCACAGACAGCAAATTTTCTCACCGTGCCTGGATCAACACTTCGCGCGATGACAATGGACTCGGTCCATTGACCTATCCGCTCGCTTCCGACATCAACAAGACCGTCGCACGCGATTACGGCGTCTTGATCGAAGAGGAAGGCATTGCGCTTCGCGGGCTGTTTATCATTGACCCGGACGGGATTTTGAAGTATCAGGTTGTCAATTTTAACGATGTCGGCCGCAGCGTAGACGAAACGGTCCGCGTGCTTCAGGCGCTTCAATCAGGCGGCCTGTGTCCAGCCAACTGGAAGCCGGGGCAGAAGTTTCTGGAAGCGAAATAA
- the gcvH gene encoding glycine cleavage system protein GcvH produces the protein MNVPEQLKYSEEHEWVRVDGSKATIGITDFAQNELGDIVFVELPKVGDELSFGEPFGSVESVKTVSELYAPVSGKVLEVNANLEGSPEQVNEAPYGDGWMIVVEIADASELDKLWSAEKYKETYSED, from the coding sequence ATGAATGTGCCAGAACAGTTGAAGTACAGTGAAGAGCATGAGTGGGTGCGCGTCGACGGTTCAAAGGCGACAATTGGCATTACCGATTTCGCCCAAAATGAACTGGGAGACATCGTTTTTGTAGAGCTGCCCAAGGTTGGAGACGAGTTGTCCTTCGGCGAGCCGTTCGGCAGTGTCGAGTCGGTCAAAACGGTGTCTGAGCTTTATGCGCCCGTCAGCGGCAAAGTTTTGGAAGTCAATGCGAATTTGGAAGGCTCTCCTGAACAGGTCAATGAAGCGCCCTACGGGGACGGTTGGATGATTGTCGTTGAAATCGCAGACGCCTCTGAGTTGGATAAGCTTTGGAGCGCGGAGAAATATAAAGAAACCTATAGCGAAGACTAA
- a CDS encoding redoxin domain-containing protein, producing MRLRSPLPAFEGVTEWVNGQATKEQLAGKPVLVHFWSVSCHMCKEGLPQILVWREHYGKPYDLQVIGVHMPRSEKDTDIAAAKAVIEEYHLEHPIMIDNAHAITDAFQNEYVPSYYLFDAEHQLRHIQAGEKGLKLVEQRLQKIMGSTNQEGQ from the coding sequence ATGCGATTGCGTTCCCCGCTTCCTGCTTTCGAGGGCGTCACTGAGTGGGTGAACGGGCAGGCGACGAAGGAGCAGCTGGCGGGCAAGCCGGTGCTTGTCCACTTCTGGTCGGTCAGCTGCCATATGTGCAAGGAAGGTCTGCCGCAAATATTGGTATGGCGCGAGCACTATGGCAAGCCCTATGACCTGCAGGTAATCGGTGTACATATGCCGCGATCCGAGAAGGACACGGACATTGCAGCAGCGAAAGCTGTCATTGAGGAGTATCACCTGGAACATCCGATCATGATTGACAATGCGCATGCGATCACGGATGCATTCCAGAATGAATATGTGCCGTCTTATTATTTGTTTGACGCTGAGCATCAGCTCCGTCACATCCAAGCGGGCGAAAAGGGCTTGAAGCTGGTTGAGCAGCGCCTGCAAAAAATAATGGGGTCGACGAACCAGGAGGGACAATGA